From the genome of Helicoverpa zea isolate HzStark_Cry1AcR chromosome 1, ilHelZeax1.1, whole genome shotgun sequence, one region includes:
- the LOC124637416 gene encoding uncharacterized protein LOC124637416 produces MPGVNCHGCGRFMVPAEGAKCGKCKMAYHRGCVGVVAKGVVPAGWRCPECKKNLLRDNRADTPVRGLAESPPCSSTSPVEHTSVVPSSPNTRTVSCSSPLPETVGQQSASLSSVPPAPQAGSDLTLVEELRAMRADLLEFRSKMLEEMMDLKLSMQSCNTRIDGLEARINALEQRRETSPSTHSSVEGIVEELRRELNDRDQDLLSNDIEISNIPESTADNPVHIAKVIGLKLGVTLEERDIVSAERVGGRQLNATSSAGPAVPRPRAIVVRLARRDVRDQLLASARVRRGATTADLDMSGPPQRFFLNERLTKTNRRLFRKARDAASLFSWRFVWTKRGRILARKGPGDSTQRIRTDEDIAAIIGSVNETT; encoded by the coding sequence ATGCCTGGTGTCAATTGCCACGGTTGCGGTCGCTTTATGGTACCGGCAGAGGGCGCTAAATGTGGTAAATGCAAAATGGCGTACCACAGAGGGTGCGTAGGAGTTGTAGCAAAAGGCGTTGTCCCTGCAGGCTGGCGCTGCCCAGAGTGTAAGAAGAACCTGTTAAGGGACAATAGGGCGGATACTCCAGTCAGAGGTCTTGCGGAAAGCCCTCCCTGTTCTAGCACCAGCCCTGTAGAACATACAAGCGTGGTGCCGAGTTCACCCAACACCAGGACTGTTAGTTGTTCCAGCCCTTTACCTGAGACCGTCGGGCAACAATCTGCGAGTCTATCGTCTGTTCCTCCTGCGCCGCAAGCTGGCTCCGACTTGACTCTAGTGGAGGAGTTGAGGGCGATGCGTGCTGACCTTCTGGAGTTCCGCAGCAAGATGCTGGAGGAGATGATGGATCTTAAATTATCCATGCAGAGCTGCAATACCCGTATTGACGGCCTGGAGGCCAGAATTAATGCACTGGAACAGCGGCGGGAGACCTCCCCTTCCACACATTCATCCGTGGAGGGGATTGTGGAAGAATTAAGGAGGGAACTGAACGACAGGGATCAAGACCTTCTCAGTAATGACATCGAAATCTCAAATATTCCCGAGAGCACAGCTGACAACCCGGTTCACATTGCCAAGGTAATAGGCCTCAAGTTGGGGGTCACGCTGGAGGAACGTGACATCGTCAGTGCGGAGCGGGTGGGCGGTAGGCAGCTCAACGCCACAAGCTCTGCCGGTCCGGCGGTGCCGCGGCCGCGCGCCATAGTGGTACGCCTGGCGCGGCGCGATGTGCGCGACCAGCTGCTGGCGAGTGCGCGCGTGCGCCGGGGCGCGACGACTGCTGACCTGGACATGTCTGGCCCGCCGCAGCGTTTCTTCCTTAACGAGCGCCTCACTAAAACTAATCGCCGGTTGTTTCGGAAGGCGCGAGACGCTGCTAGCCTCTTCAGCTGGAGGTTTGTTTGGACGAAGCGAGGTCGCATACTGGCTAGGAAGGGCCCGGGTGACTCCACCCAAAGAATCCGCACCGACGAGGACATTGCTGCGATTATTGGATCTGTCAATGAAACAACTTGA